Proteins found in one uncultured Desulfuromonas sp. genomic segment:
- a CDS encoding GGDEF domain-containing protein: MTNSEDYQNRLFQILNNESFSAEFISGIAGDRIQDKEEKVLFEKLLSEAGDDLYVKLLFFITHEVFEKQNAVTLWNEIIDHKNKLSSLLNRNIEITVATLDYLSNIKKELSSPQLIGETFIGKIAELSSIDPLTKLYNRQHLKQFLDNEFIRYKRYKIPFSIVFIDIDKFKNVNDTLGHKAGDDILINVTKIITSDLRDLDICTRYGGDEFVLVLPHTNQSKAYEIAERIRKKVEIHSYKLSDITLSMGIACCPYHANTLETLMAEADNAVYISKEKGKNRTSMKKKLF, encoded by the coding sequence ATGACTAATTCAGAAGATTATCAAAATCGATTATTTCAAATATTAAATAACGAATCATTTTCTGCTGAGTTCATATCTGGAATAGCTGGAGATAGAATACAAGATAAAGAAGAAAAAGTACTTTTTGAAAAACTCTTAAGCGAAGCAGGTGATGATTTATATGTAAAACTGCTTTTCTTCATAACTCATGAAGTATTTGAAAAACAAAATGCTGTTACGCTTTGGAATGAAATAATTGACCATAAAAATAAACTTTCATCGTTATTAAATAGAAATATTGAAATAACTGTTGCTACCCTCGATTATTTATCGAACATTAAAAAGGAACTATCAAGCCCTCAATTAATTGGAGAAACTTTTATTGGAAAAATTGCAGAGTTGTCTTCTATTGATCCATTAACAAAATTATACAATCGGCAACATTTAAAACAATTTCTTGACAATGAGTTTATTCGATACAAACGATATAAAATTCCTTTTTCTATTGTGTTTATTGATATTGATAAGTTTAAGAATGTTAATGATACGTTAGGTCATAAAGCAGGTGATGATATTCTTATAAATGTTACAAAAATTATAACATCAGATTTACGAGACTTGGATATATGTACAAGATATGGCGGTGATGAGTTTGTTTTGGTTCTTCCTCATACAAATCAGTCTAAAGCCTATGAAATAGCAGAACGTATACGAAAAAAAGTAGAAATACACTCATATAAGTTATCAGATATAACTTTGAGTATGGGAATAGCATGTTGTCCATATCATGCGAATACACTGGAAACACTTATGGCTGAAGCTGATAATGCTGTTTATATTTCGAAAGAAAAGGGTAAAAACCGAACATCTATGAAAAAGAAATTGTTCTAA
- the codB gene encoding cytosine permease, with product MKEPDVQPQSDFSLQPVPYAQRRGFWSMLIVMMGFTFFSASMWTGGKLGTGLSATSFILAVLGGNLILGIYTGILAHIAAITGLSTHRLAHASFGVQGSWLPSVLLGATQVGWFGVGVVMFALPVHKVTAVPLPLLIAVGGFLMTTTAYFGIRALTALSLVAVPAIAVLGLFSVGEAVGTSGGLVSLFAMAPEAPLSLSVALTLCVGSFISGGTLTADFTRYARSSRVAVSTTVLAFFLGNSLMFIFGAVGAAVYQQADISEVMLRQGLIVPAMLVLGLNIWTTNDSALYASGLAFANITGLSKKKMVLVNGALGSLCAVVLYQHFVGFLTVLGSCLPPIGAIIISDYFFHDKKRWSDSTEFKAGIRLAAVMAWIFGCIAAHLLPGLPPLNGLAVAALVYLSCEFISKLRRPSL from the coding sequence ATGAAAGAGCCGGACGTGCAACCGCAGAGTGACTTTTCGCTGCAACCCGTTCCTTATGCCCAGCGTCGTGGCTTTTGGTCGATGTTGATCGTGATGATGGGGTTCACCTTCTTTTCCGCCAGCATGTGGACCGGTGGAAAGCTCGGCACCGGTTTGTCGGCAACATCGTTCATCCTGGCCGTCTTGGGGGGCAATCTCATTCTCGGCATTTACACCGGAATACTCGCGCATATTGCCGCCATAACGGGCTTGTCCACGCATCGGCTGGCGCATGCCTCGTTTGGTGTCCAGGGTTCGTGGTTGCCATCTGTCTTGTTGGGGGCGACACAAGTGGGCTGGTTTGGTGTTGGGGTTGTTATGTTCGCACTGCCGGTCCACAAAGTGACCGCTGTTCCGCTGCCGCTGCTAATTGCCGTTGGTGGTTTTCTGATGACGACGACCGCGTATTTCGGTATTCGTGCTTTGACGGCCTTGAGCCTGGTTGCCGTGCCTGCCATTGCCGTGTTGGGACTGTTCTCTGTTGGTGAAGCTGTTGGTACCTCCGGTGGGCTGGTGTCTTTGTTCGCCATGGCACCGGAAGCGCCATTGAGCCTGTCCGTCGCTCTGACTCTCTGCGTTGGTTCTTTCATCAGCGGTGGCACACTCACGGCTGATTTTACCCGTTATGCACGCAGCAGCCGGGTTGCGGTGTCAACGACGGTACTGGCTTTTTTCCTCGGTAACTCTTTGATGTTTATCTTTGGAGCCGTTGGTGCAGCGGTTTATCAGCAGGCGGATATTTCCGAGGTGATGTTGCGACAGGGTTTGATTGTCCCGGCAATGCTGGTACTGGGCTTGAATATCTGGACAACAAACGACAGCGCTCTTTACGCATCCGGACTGGCTTTCGCCAATATCACGGGTTTATCCAAAAAAAAGATGGTGCTTGTCAATGGAGCTCTGGGGTCGCTGTGTGCTGTTGTTCTCTACCAGCACTTTGTCGGTTTTCTGACCGTGCTTGGTTCCTGCCTGCCACCCATCGGGGCGATTATTATCAGTGATTATTTTTTCCACGACAAAAAACGCTGGAGCGATTCCACCGAATTCAAGGCCGGCATAAGGCTGGCAGCAGTTATGGCGTGGATTTTCGGTTGCATTGCCGCCCATCTCTTGCCGGGCTTGCCTCCACTCAACGGTTTAGCCGTTGCCGCCCTGGTGTATCTGTCTTGCGAGTTCATAAGCAAATTGCGGCGCCCCTCGTTGTAG
- a CDS encoding integron integrase: MENFPSITLYRMDYFPPIGIFNAKHGKSVSMFCVSDIFHLSPYVGLKMENTPRFHPNPDLKLMDQVRETLRYFHYAYRTEESYCQWIVRYIRFHGGVTHPANLGAHDIERFLSHLVVEGKVAAATQKQALNALIFLYNKVLHIDLNDKIAPVRSRKKKRLPTVLTKQEVGLLLNEMQGTHALMAKLLYGAGLRLMECVRLRIKDVDFGQNHLFIRCGKGDKDRVTLLPQELQDELYRHIERVKNLHQQDLAEGFGSVYMPQALEKKYPNAAKETAWQYVFPSRQRSVDPRSGETRRHHVLESGLQKAVKAALRKTTITKQASCHTLRHSFATHLLESGTNIRVVQELMGHSDVKTTEIYTHVMQKDIHQINSPLDVLKS; the protein is encoded by the coding sequence GTGGAAAATTTTCCATCTATCACACTCTATAGAATGGACTATTTTCCACCTATTGGTATATTTAACGCAAAACATGGAAAATCAGTTTCCATGTTTTGCGTTTCTGATATTTTCCACTTATCACCGTATGTAGGGCTAAAAATGGAAAACACGCCACGCTTCCACCCCAATCCTGACCTCAAATTAATGGACCAGGTTCGTGAAACATTACGATATTTTCATTACGCTTATCGCACGGAGGAATCCTATTGTCAATGGATTGTTCGCTATATTCGCTTTCACGGAGGGGTCACTCATCCGGCGAATCTTGGGGCTCACGACATAGAACGCTTCCTTTCTCATCTCGTCGTGGAAGGTAAAGTCGCTGCCGCAACACAAAAACAGGCACTCAATGCTTTGATCTTTCTCTACAACAAGGTCTTACATATTGATCTGAACGACAAAATTGCTCCGGTGCGTTCCCGTAAAAAGAAACGGTTGCCAACGGTTTTGACAAAACAGGAAGTCGGACTCTTATTGAATGAAATGCAGGGAACACACGCCTTGATGGCTAAACTACTCTATGGTGCGGGATTGCGCCTGATGGAATGTGTACGATTACGCATCAAGGATGTTGATTTTGGGCAAAACCATCTCTTTATCCGTTGCGGCAAAGGCGATAAGGACCGCGTGACCCTTTTACCTCAGGAATTACAAGATGAGCTATATCGACACATTGAGCGTGTCAAAAACCTTCATCAGCAAGATCTAGCTGAGGGGTTCGGCTCTGTATATATGCCGCAGGCTCTGGAGAAAAAATACCCAAATGCCGCAAAAGAAACGGCGTGGCAGTATGTATTCCCTTCACGGCAACGATCCGTTGATCCACGTTCCGGGGAAACTCGCCGTCATCATGTACTGGAGTCGGGGCTACAAAAAGCGGTTAAGGCGGCACTGCGCAAAACCACTATCACCAAACAGGCCAGTTGCCACACCCTACGCCATAGTTTTGCCACCCATTTACTTGAAAGCGGTACCAATATTCGCGTTGTTCAGGAGTTGATGGGCCATAGCGATGTTAAGACAACGGAAATCTACACCCATGTCATGCAGAAAGATATCCACCAGATCAACAGTCCTCTGGATGTTCTCAAAAGCTAA
- a CDS encoding hotdog domain-containing protein encodes MARPIDTACHRTIPLSTDSDLRRSYMVVNEPLVGNVRFGRLLEALDKMAEDTALNYVRQTYPEARVVTAAIDEIMIMGAADVNRDIVLHARINHVGRTSMEVGIRVEHPGDPGVYIASCFFTMVARLGVGDDSKSVTIPPLDYLDELEKKHYENAIASRKEYRNQQDAAQEPPCREEYELLTRLHKAQDEPGFKGLLSGNLVADSWERMYPAKENVPTTIFGGYLMRRAYELSSICAELVAPNRPVIVAVNRVNFFHPVRLGDKLHYTCRVVYTGKTSISVEANIRRISRDRTSEALSNSCLFTFVNVDDHLNPLPVPTIYPTTYSEDALYLQAYRRSKNPGRHQRRK; translated from the coding sequence ATGGCGCGTCCCATTGATACCGCATGTCATCGCACAATCCCTTTAAGTACGGATTCCGACCTGCGCCGCAGCTATATGGTGGTTAATGAACCTCTGGTCGGCAATGTACGTTTTGGCCGTTTGTTGGAGGCGTTGGATAAGATGGCCGAGGACACGGCGCTGAATTATGTGCGTCAGACCTATCCGGAGGCGCGGGTGGTTACTGCGGCCATTGATGAGATCATGATCATGGGGGCGGCGGATGTGAATCGCGATATTGTGCTGCATGCCCGCATCAACCATGTCGGACGCACCTCAATGGAGGTGGGGATTCGTGTTGAGCATCCCGGCGACCCCGGTGTGTATATTGCCTCGTGTTTTTTTACCATGGTGGCCCGCCTGGGCGTTGGTGATGATTCGAAGAGCGTGACGATTCCGCCTTTGGACTACCTTGATGAGCTGGAAAAAAAGCATTATGAGAATGCCATCGCCAGTCGCAAGGAGTACCGTAATCAACAGGATGCTGCTCAGGAACCACCCTGCCGCGAGGAGTACGAACTGTTGACCCGACTGCATAAGGCCCAGGATGAGCCGGGTTTTAAGGGCCTGCTATCCGGCAATCTGGTGGCGGATTCCTGGGAGCGGATGTATCCGGCTAAAGAGAATGTGCCGACGACGATCTTCGGCGGCTATCTGATGCGGCGTGCTTACGAGCTTTCTTCAATCTGCGCCGAGTTGGTGGCGCCGAACCGGCCGGTGATTGTTGCGGTGAATCGGGTCAATTTCTTTCACCCGGTGCGTCTGGGCGACAAGCTGCATTACACCTGTCGCGTGGTTTATACGGGAAAAACCTCTATTTCGGTAGAAGCCAATATCCGGCGCATCAGTCGTGACCGGACCAGCGAGGCGTTATCCAACTCCTGTCTGTTCACCTTTGTTAATGTTGATGATCATCTGAATCCGCTGCCGGTGCCGACGATTTATCCCACCACCTATTCAGAAGATGCTCTCTATTTACAGGCCTACCGGCGCAGCAAAAACCCTGGACGCCATCAGCGTAGAAAGTAG
- a CDS encoding HAMP domain-containing protein — protein MFKKIGVKVTVYVNVLLLIVMVVGAWFLVGQQSQHLEQQLLERGKIEAILGARFTGRILEEAIDNGVFSVKDAFDTEYEEIPGFVPAKYHTRYDFYLDKALLAIEDEFLKDESVVFAVAVDVNGYLPTHNTLYQQPITGDVEKDKTGNRTKRIFNDPVGLNAAQNLEEGFLQVYARDTGETMWDISAPIMVKGKHWGAFRIGFSLAKVNQQKMLLQQSLMITLLTILVISIVAVVVTVGRALHPLEKLTQAASDLADGKVDEAITAESKDEVGKLADALERLRVSLKVAMDRLRKKKT, from the coding sequence ATGTTTAAAAAAATTGGTGTAAAAGTAACGGTGTATGTCAATGTGCTGTTGTTGATCGTTATGGTGGTTGGGGCCTGGTTCCTTGTGGGGCAGCAGAGCCAGCATTTAGAACAACAATTGTTGGAACGGGGCAAAATCGAAGCGATCCTCGGCGCACGTTTTACCGGTCGCATACTTGAAGAAGCCATTGACAACGGTGTGTTCAGTGTCAAAGATGCCTTTGATACCGAGTATGAAGAGATTCCCGGATTTGTTCCGGCAAAATATCACACCCGATACGATTTTTATCTGGATAAGGCGCTTCTGGCCATTGAAGATGAATTTCTCAAAGATGAAAGTGTTGTTTTCGCTGTTGCTGTCGATGTGAACGGCTATCTGCCCACGCACAATACCCTGTATCAGCAGCCGATTACCGGTGACGTTGAAAAAGATAAAACCGGCAACCGTACCAAGCGGATTTTTAACGATCCGGTCGGCTTAAACGCAGCACAGAATCTTGAGGAGGGATTTCTTCAGGTTTATGCACGTGATACCGGTGAAACGATGTGGGATATCTCCGCCCCGATTATGGTTAAAGGAAAACATTGGGGTGCCTTTCGCATCGGGTTCTCACTGGCGAAGGTGAATCAACAGAAAATGTTACTGCAGCAGTCGCTTATGATCACGTTGTTGACCATTCTGGTTATTTCCATTGTTGCTGTTGTCGTCACCGTCGGCAGAGCCCTTCATCCTCTTGAAAAACTGACACAGGCCGCATCGGATCTGGCCGACGGCAAGGTGGATGAGGCCATCACGGCAGAATCGAAGGATGAAGTTGGTAAACTGGCCGATGCACTTGAACGGCTGCGGGTCAGTCTGAAGGTGGCAATGGATCGTTTGCGCAAGAAAAAAACGTAA
- a CDS encoding bile acid:sodium symporter family protein, translated as MAFCFPHPFVLLKPSIVPLLTFIMFSMGLTLTPADFRRALTRPKAMGLGVAVQYIMMPAAAYWLSRLLGLPGDLVVGMVLVGSVAGGTASNVITYLAKGDVALSITMTLLSTLLSVLVTPYLTLLYVGQTVPVPASAMLLSIAKMVVIPLLSGLFINRVLGERRQRIEPWLPFLSMVAIVTIIAIVVALNQANLTQVGPLVFVAVILHNGFGLGVGYAAARLVGFDIKIARTIAIEVGMQNSGLGVALASQYFAPLSTLPGAVFSIWHNISGSILAGFWGRADHKGGY; from the coding sequence GTGGCCTTTTGTTTTCCGCATCCGTTTGTCCTGCTCAAACCCTCTATCGTGCCGTTGCTGACGTTTATCATGTTTTCAATGGGGCTGACACTGACGCCGGCTGATTTCAGACGTGCTCTGACGCGTCCCAAAGCCATGGGTCTTGGTGTGGCAGTGCAATATATTATGATGCCTGCGGCGGCCTATTGGCTCTCCCGCCTGCTCGGACTGCCTGGTGATCTGGTGGTTGGCATGGTCCTGGTCGGTAGCGTGGCCGGTGGCACAGCGTCCAACGTGATCACCTATCTGGCGAAGGGCGATGTGGCTTTGTCCATCACCATGACGTTGCTGTCGACACTGCTTTCCGTGCTGGTGACGCCTTATCTGACCTTGCTGTATGTGGGGCAGACTGTGCCTGTCCCAGCCTCGGCCATGTTGCTCAGTATCGCTAAAATGGTTGTTATTCCACTGCTATCCGGGCTTTTTATCAACCGAGTGCTCGGTGAACGACGTCAGCGTATCGAACCCTGGCTGCCTTTTTTGTCCATGGTGGCCATCGTCACAATTATCGCCATTGTCGTTGCCCTGAACCAGGCCAATCTTACCCAAGTCGGGCCACTGGTGTTTGTTGCGGTGATCCTCCATAATGGTTTTGGTCTCGGCGTTGGCTACGCTGCAGCACGTCTGGTAGGTTTTGACATCAAGATAGCCCGTACCATTGCCATCGAAGTCGGCATGCAGAATTCCGGTTTGGGGGTGGCTCTTGCCAGTCAATATTTTGCGCCGTTGTCGACACTGCCCGGTGCAGTATTCAGCATCTGGCACAATATCTCCGGTTCGATTCTCGCCGGGTTCTGGGGCCGTGCTGACCATAAAGGGGGTTACTGA
- a CDS encoding chemotaxis protein, with the protein MFLRHKQMNRDRFDQSKHAIKKVLFCLMLSLFGLSLTSVASTAEELQSDLDHKAYLLAQQCRDEVVSQFELLLSSGRLTVGQLFDTFYIPIPNTDPQKYRTQYDTLSDEILRPILDKYLAKDPHFVFCIVVDRNGYLPTHNTHFAQPLTGNAAVDSMKNRTKRIFNDRTGLAAARNLQTYLLQRYSRDTGEQMSDLSIPITISKRHWGAVRIGYKTN; encoded by the coding sequence GTGTTTTTGCGCCATAAACAGATGAATCGCGACCGATTCGATCAAAGCAAACACGCGATAAAGAAAGTTCTTTTTTGTCTGATGTTGTCTCTGTTTGGATTGTCTTTAACCTCTGTTGCCAGCACAGCCGAAGAGCTGCAATCCGATCTTGATCACAAGGCCTATCTTTTGGCGCAGCAGTGTCGCGATGAAGTTGTCAGTCAGTTTGAGCTGTTGCTCTCTTCGGGGCGGTTAACCGTCGGCCAGCTTTTTGACACGTTTTACATTCCCATTCCCAACACGGACCCGCAGAAATATCGTACACAGTACGATACGTTGAGCGATGAAATCTTGCGACCCATTCTTGATAAATATCTGGCAAAAGATCCGCATTTTGTTTTTTGCATCGTGGTTGATCGCAACGGTTATCTGCCAACGCATAATACCCATTTTGCCCAGCCTTTGACCGGTAATGCCGCCGTCGACAGTATGAAAAACCGCACGAAAAGGATTTTCAATGATCGTACCGGTCTTGCCGCCGCGCGGAACCTGCAAACCTATCTGTTGCAGCGCTACAGCCGTGATACCGGTGAGCAGATGTCCGACCTCTCCATCCCGATTACGATCAGTAAACGTCATTGGGGAGCTGTACGAATTGGCTATAAAACAAATTGA
- a CDS encoding DUF4388 domain-containing protein: MKKILILDKDNVTLRALLLALQRYSDLEVIVAHDRNEISQGLQQLAIDLVITDIEGTESCCFELIEYLNQQFSELPVAVLSVPLSADFESRLGKLRIARRFTKPLKAEETAKKIHQHLTNGAVGQLKGLSLTSVLQLMNVERKNCVLTVQTDTDRGELFLREGEIVAAKTATMRGKDAAYTIISWDEVRIDFLDKNYTVTQEISEPFMALVMEALRLKDEMALPVTSSQLQAQSLENDDIQQQSAPITLIEKQIASLLDPSPGIIEYSLYDHNHNLRLFKSRGQQPVKNIQPGLLYDKTHEIAQLLNAGSFKHMVVNDANGVRHVFFTFKDVFITVGLRREQSVKKFLQQFKAKFEAPVRF, encoded by the coding sequence ATGAAAAAGATTTTGATTCTTGATAAAGACAATGTGACATTGCGCGCGTTGTTGTTGGCGCTACAGCGTTACAGTGATCTTGAAGTGATCGTTGCCCATGACCGCAATGAGATCAGCCAGGGGTTGCAGCAACTGGCGATTGACCTTGTCATAACTGATATTGAAGGTACGGAAAGTTGTTGTTTTGAATTGATTGAATACCTCAATCAACAATTTTCGGAGCTTCCGGTGGCGGTGCTCAGTGTTCCTCTCTCAGCAGATTTTGAGTCGCGGCTGGGCAAACTGCGTATTGCCCGACGTTTTACGAAACCGCTAAAAGCTGAAGAAACGGCAAAGAAGATCCACCAACATCTGACAAACGGCGCTGTCGGACAGCTCAAAGGGTTGAGTTTGACATCGGTTTTGCAATTGATGAATGTCGAACGCAAGAATTGTGTGCTTACCGTTCAGACTGACACGGATCGTGGTGAGCTTTTTCTTCGTGAGGGGGAGATCGTCGCTGCAAAAACAGCGACAATGCGCGGTAAAGATGCGGCTTATACGATTATTAGCTGGGATGAGGTCCGTATTGATTTTTTGGATAAAAACTATACGGTTACCCAGGAAATCTCTGAGCCTTTTATGGCTTTGGTCATGGAAGCCCTGCGTTTGAAGGATGAGATGGCTCTGCCGGTGACGAGTTCGCAATTGCAGGCGCAATCGCTTGAAAATGACGATATCCAACAGCAATCCGCCCCGATAACGCTGATCGAAAAGCAGATTGCCTCTCTTCTCGATCCTTCTCCTGGGATTATTGAATACAGCCTTTATGATCATAATCACAATCTGCGTCTTTTTAAATCACGAGGCCAACAGCCGGTCAAAAATATTCAACCTGGTTTGCTTTATGATAAGACGCATGAAATTGCTCAGCTTTTGAATGCCGGAAGTTTTAAACATATGGTGGTCAATGACGCCAATGGGGTCCGCCATGTGTTTTTCACCTTTAAGGATGTTTTTATAACCGTTGGCTTGCGGCGCGAACAATCGGTTAAAAAGTTTTTGCAGCAGTTTAAGGCAAAGTTCGAAGCCCCAGTAAGATTTTAG
- a CDS encoding putative quinol monooxygenase, whose translation MSESNTFVFAKITPKNEHFEQAKNELLGILEATRNEDGCVQFDLFVSDCGRHIHLFEEWQTKAALDNHHQEKHTQLVAQKFEHWLAAPTEVTLMKKL comes from the coding sequence ATGTCAGAAAGTAACACGTTTGTTTTCGCAAAAATCACACCTAAGAATGAGCACTTTGAGCAGGCAAAGAATGAGTTGCTAGGGATTCTAGAGGCGACAAGAAATGAAGATGGCTGTGTTCAGTTTGATCTGTTCGTGTCTGATTGTGGACGTCACATTCACCTTTTTGAAGAATGGCAGACGAAGGCTGCCTTAGATAACCATCATCAAGAGAAGCATACACAGCTGGTCGCACAGAAATTCGAACACTGGCTGGCAGCACCAACTGAAGTAACATTGATGAAAAAGCTATAA
- a CDS encoding DUF4062 domain-containing protein, with product MIPKIFISSTILDLQHLRDAIRETVSELSYIPIMSDYGDIGYLPSTTAENSCYVSMRDCQLAILILGKRYSSKASNGVSVTHNEFLTAKESNIPIITIVDSEVMTFKRVYDANSRNTTKQEFPGMDCPEDTFKFINDISGSALNNGILQFNSATEARNHLKKQIAHIFGDLLTKKFDPVKIQLKDVLSEIKTVRHELLKNKGPEPLRYLRATRFLLSDEIGRKSYSELIENIVGSLDSAVPLLLESNTFDEFLKKGEIEINVIEERPDINSLMESGEMRSYTVSALNDDSKEVGYWGVYVGKKVEMNDRAKKYFNHIHEDFRKETNI from the coding sequence ATGATACCGAAAATATTTATTAGTTCTACCATCTTAGACTTACAGCACCTCAGAGATGCAATAAGAGAAACAGTTTCAGAGCTAAGCTATATTCCAATCATGAGTGATTACGGAGATATCGGCTACCTTCCATCAACCACAGCTGAAAACTCTTGCTATGTTTCTATGCGAGACTGCCAACTTGCCATTCTTATATTGGGAAAAAGATATAGCTCAAAGGCAAGTAATGGGGTGAGCGTTACGCACAATGAATTTTTAACAGCTAAAGAGTCAAACATACCAATCATTACTATTGTTGACAGTGAAGTAATGACATTTAAGAGGGTTTATGATGCCAATTCAAGAAATACAACTAAACAAGAATTTCCAGGCATGGACTGTCCCGAGGACACCTTCAAATTCATAAATGATATTTCTGGTTCAGCCTTAAATAATGGAATCTTACAATTTAATTCCGCTACGGAAGCACGCAATCACTTAAAAAAGCAAATTGCTCACATTTTCGGTGACCTTTTGACAAAAAAGTTTGACCCAGTAAAGATTCAATTAAAAGATGTTCTTTCAGAAATCAAAACAGTCAGACATGAACTTCTTAAAAACAAGGGGCCAGAGCCACTTCGATATCTAAGAGCAACAAGGTTCTTGCTAAGCGATGAGATTGGAAGAAAATCATACAGCGAATTAATTGAGAACATTGTCGGAAGTCTAGATTCTGCCGTACCGTTGTTGCTTGAATCAAACACTTTTGATGAGTTTTTAAAAAAAGGCGAGATTGAAATCAACGTAATTGAAGAACGTCCAGACATTAATAGCTTAATGGAGTCAGGTGAAATGCGTAGCTATACAGTAAGCGCATTAAATGACGACAGCAAAGAAGTCGGATATTGGGGAGTGTACGTAGGCAAAAAGGTTGAAATGAATGATCGAGCTAAAAAATATTTCAACCACATTCATGAAGACTTCAGAAAAGAAACAAATATCTAA